The Vibrio navarrensis genome has a segment encoding these proteins:
- a CDS encoding LexA family protein gives MKVIPIFAHAGITGFESPAEEYTQLALDLDQLLIEHPCATFLGYACGDSMQDVGIFDKDLLIVDRSLDVQDFDIIVANLNGEFICKQIDLNRRLLLSANERYQPVPIHEFDQFSLEGIVTRSIRCHRVSPLLRTR, from the coding sequence ATGAAAGTCATCCCTATCTTTGCTCATGCTGGTATCACAGGCTTCGAGAGTCCTGCTGAAGAGTATACTCAACTCGCTTTAGATCTAGACCAGCTTCTTATTGAGCATCCTTGTGCCACCTTTCTGGGATACGCATGTGGAGATTCTATGCAAGATGTGGGTATCTTCGACAAAGATTTACTTATTGTAGATCGCTCATTAGATGTGCAAGATTTCGACATCATAGTGGCAAACCTCAATGGGGAATTTATTTGTAAACAAATCGACCTCAATCGTCGATTACTCCTCTCTGCTAATGAGCGATACCAGCCCGTTCCTATCCACGAATTTGATCAATTTTCCCTCGAAGGGATTGTAACTCGCTCAATTCGTTGCCACCGAGTGAGTCCATTGTTGAGAACGAGATAA
- a CDS encoding AAA family ATPase, translated as MNAALYEDQMRVTSIPYCTSKLVIFSGVPLAKDSYITNSGKYYVTIKADPDSIPVLPTLGQHWSVKGARQIENMEVGDYVMQQHTYESPEHVECTLPETGEQLIRFIARESDFKGIGESKARALWQLLGKEFHATLRNDTPESRKYLTSILSEDSVEALYKGYAKYKNLAHCNWMSEHKIPASVQQRLLKHHGEASIDVIKGNPYTLMGFGLSFSAIEDIIKVTNFKTDVAQDDPRRLSAALEMAIRKEIEKGHTYTTHANVRPYLNKLLKDKVLVTQAFQSGHDKAQYILNPDTGTYHPTAQLLMESVVAKRLNTLIKRNDLFDENANAAYCSAAAELPYELTPKQIKAVTTCLDNSVSCITGGAGTGKTTVLRTALRAYHQLGFEIHAVALSGRAAMRLHESIGFVTSTIAKLLREDPIEPSVDKTNHLLVIDEAGMIDLPTMYRLVNHIHPSVRLIFTGDPDQLPPIGCGKVLADIVEAKTVANTMLDIVKRQEGSTGIPEYSKLINQGAMPEQLSTGAIHFHETSKTDISKVCCELYQESPDSSRVMAPTKTLASEINKLSQQAVNPDSTSLEFAINGDKFFLPLRLNDAVLFTQNHYEKGIQNGSLGTLTSVKHSGDSYGEITLDTGDKIEVTQSVLDCMELGYAITLHKAQGSQFPRIIIALQNGRIVDRSWLYTAITRAESEIHIVGSSDDMKSITEAPSHSHKRNSYLKELLS; from the coding sequence ATGAATGCCGCTTTGTATGAAGACCAGATGCGTGTCACCAGCATCCCTTACTGCACGAGTAAACTCGTGATATTCAGCGGTGTACCGCTGGCGAAGGACTCTTATATAACCAATAGTGGGAAGTATTATGTCACTATCAAAGCCGACCCCGATAGCATCCCTGTGCTTCCAACGCTGGGTCAGCATTGGTCAGTCAAAGGCGCTCGCCAGATAGAAAACATGGAGGTAGGCGATTATGTGATGCAGCAGCACACTTATGAATCGCCAGAGCATGTTGAATGCACCTTGCCCGAAACAGGTGAGCAACTGATTCGCTTCATCGCCAGAGAAAGTGACTTCAAGGGTATTGGCGAAAGCAAAGCTAGGGCGCTCTGGCAGCTCTTGGGGAAAGAATTCCATGCCACATTAAGAAATGACACCCCAGAATCCAGAAAGTACCTGACATCGATTCTGAGTGAAGATTCAGTAGAAGCACTCTATAAAGGGTACGCCAAATACAAAAATTTGGCGCATTGCAACTGGATGAGTGAGCACAAAATCCCTGCCAGTGTGCAGCAACGGCTGCTCAAGCATCACGGTGAAGCCTCCATCGATGTTATCAAGGGTAATCCTTATACTCTGATGGGCTTTGGTCTTTCGTTCAGTGCCATTGAAGATATTATCAAGGTAACGAATTTTAAGACCGATGTTGCGCAGGATGATCCAAGAAGGCTCAGCGCTGCTCTGGAAATGGCGATTCGAAAAGAGATTGAAAAAGGTCACACCTACACCACTCATGCTAATGTGCGCCCTTATCTCAACAAGTTACTGAAAGACAAAGTGCTAGTCACTCAAGCGTTCCAATCAGGTCATGATAAAGCCCAGTACATTTTAAATCCCGACACAGGAACCTACCATCCAACTGCGCAACTTCTGATGGAAAGTGTCGTTGCCAAGCGGCTAAATACACTGATTAAGCGAAATGACTTGTTTGATGAAAACGCCAATGCTGCGTATTGCTCTGCGGCTGCGGAGCTTCCCTACGAATTAACTCCTAAACAAATCAAAGCCGTAACAACGTGTCTAGATAATTCGGTAAGCTGTATTACGGGCGGTGCAGGAACAGGCAAGACAACGGTACTCAGAACGGCTCTCAGGGCTTACCATCAACTTGGATTTGAAATACACGCCGTTGCGCTCAGTGGCCGTGCTGCAATGAGACTTCATGAGTCCATCGGTTTTGTTACCTCAACCATTGCCAAATTGCTCCGTGAAGACCCTATTGAACCCAGTGTCGATAAAACAAATCACCTACTGGTGATTGATGAGGCAGGCATGATTGACTTGCCAACCATGTATCGTCTTGTGAATCACATTCACCCCTCTGTACGATTGATATTCACTGGCGACCCTGACCAACTTCCACCAATCGGCTGCGGCAAGGTGTTGGCAGACATCGTTGAAGCAAAAACGGTGGCTAATACGATGCTAGATATCGTCAAGAGACAAGAAGGTTCGACGGGTATCCCCGAATATTCAAAGCTCATTAATCAAGGTGCGATGCCTGAACAATTAAGCACAGGTGCAATACACTTTCACGAAACCAGTAAAACAGACATTTCCAAAGTCTGTTGCGAGCTTTACCAAGAATCTCCTGATAGCAGTCGTGTCATGGCTCCAACCAAGACACTAGCATCAGAAATAAATAAACTCTCTCAACAAGCAGTTAACCCAGATAGTACCAGCCTTGAGTTCGCAATCAATGGTGACAAATTCTTTCTGCCACTTCGCCTCAATGATGCGGTGTTATTCACTCAGAATCATTACGAAAAAGGCATTCAGAACGGCTCTCTTGGCACACTAACTAGCGTAAAGCATTCTGGTGATAGTTACGGTGAAATAACACTAGATACAGGTGATAAGATCGAGGTAACACAATCCGTCCTAGACTGTATGGAATTAGGTTATGCCATCACCTTACACAAAGCCCAAGGCTCACAGTTTCCACGTATCATCATCGCCCTACAAAACGGAAGAATAGTTGATAGATCATGGCTCTATACGGCAATAACGAGAGCTGAAAGTGAAATTCATATCGTTGGTAGTAGCGATGATATGAAGAGTATCACCGAAGCCCCAAGCCACTCTCATAAGCGGAATAGCTACCTGAAAGAGCTTTTGAGCTAG
- a CDS encoding VPA1267 family protein: MASGQQKAQQNLEAFEAWKATQTDDDFKQILFRGQLNRIEVAKGIGCGKSALNQNPALKKALKALEGDLRDRGVLPPLTENAKKNEGKPQAYDNTANRKMLDSKRVSSLEAENIELKAKVKELEKRLERFGDLSETLSELGLMPR; the protein is encoded by the coding sequence ATGGCGAGTGGGCAGCAGAAAGCACAGCAAAATCTTGAGGCATTTGAGGCTTGGAAAGCCACACAGACGGACGATGACTTTAAACAAATCTTGTTCAGAGGTCAGCTAAATCGAATCGAAGTGGCAAAGGGTATCGGTTGTGGAAAATCGGCTTTAAATCAAAATCCTGCCCTCAAAAAAGCACTCAAAGCACTAGAGGGCGATTTACGTGATAGAGGTGTGCTTCCACCTCTTACGGAAAATGCTAAAAAAAACGAGGGCAAACCCCAAGCCTACGATAATACAGCGAATCGTAAGATGCTCGATTCAAAGCGGGTGTCGTCATTGGAAGCTGAGAACATTGAGTTAAAAGCCAAGGTTAAGGAGCTTGAAAAGCGACTTGAGCGCTTTGGTGATCTGTCTGAAACCTTATCCGAATTGGGGTTGATGCCACGATGA
- a CDS encoding VPA1269 family protein, with amino-acid sequence MDYITNEFEEYTSPLTGEVIKFNPSSRAFCILKTPTKEEFNELLQEYVNAKIQITWRELLEPLNKDLSKINGDRIRLFAATKASGSDKKFMPTYIFADSYTKAIGEETSYQCHLKVESFSIEEQKKLAEAIKPNSIEEAKSLFKEGSFHHNDALGYRFIDEVIKPQDNFTEAVNAMASLLNEVVADSGIKSKRFRLQHSNKTPRNTLELLSFLHAKGYVLFPYVRKLSEDPFEYWMLHKNNVRHCEYPELVNPDAYEFVDRIHQASEASRANKRLGSNAKTMVKASTFTRIEQISDELLDRQVELYEENYQTSSSSETTTRTNGSAFNAYTNMCRDIFNSKHNNPALKLKHRKYMRKTKKTIYELADFSLYSDKLPELKIWTELLSQYCLSINDTQFQLRISSARYFLDWLSGLEHIPQSPLEIVRTIHVNDYAEGNTLRNHLKNRYSLKASNRHLSMYRQFFDFCHDTLYKNPDNRESLSTFVNPVDTKWDRFAEGSSPGSKRTPIESRIMNEIQNLIIEDDYAFPKKAFSFSYVHLTNHETGEYEHNVFCPSVANLLYFMLWIPIRKIQAQLLDSGEGDDFIYDFDLEKFVKNENKIGNEKRQEGLLQTLPSGVLGITDVLGLHITTNKTSDDGYDIPWVCDELLASLKNQYQWLRKYSPYPELRGKDSLGKLLTEESIMTDKTFYCLFRDPSQQRSDDQSKTVATHIITKAWGLLCNEAEKRINRKLPETHRKISLTKEGSPTESRYDIHTLRVSGITDLLDKGVPLGIVQKFVAGHKTYMMTLHYDNPSHAKVREYLEAARTKDSNVSDFEFIESEIDQVIEHFVTNQAYANNKYTAFDALKKNAGIVSIKLSGICPGASCEEGGLDPYKKIGVPVPVGDRGPSCPQCRFWITGPMFLLGQVVEGNQLIRKIKKKVIAIDKIRESIIDAEDNGNTQLYNKLSGREDRELRILSNMLTEWSERMKFYEASVRKLDAWIAYKDKNHEENSSLPISMFSKSTEEEIRYGFSQSSNLELTHFLSTVSEFLPEFIDSDDTSVPDLEQAIARFMAMNNLGDIMFKLNDEQRLQATNLMTDALISNVGAECAENLLNGDVALSEFPELSRQVIELVSKSEEKIFRLDANTFESIGSN; translated from the coding sequence ATGGATTATATAACAAATGAATTTGAAGAGTACACTTCCCCATTAACAGGTGAGGTGATTAAATTTAATCCATCTAGTAGAGCATTTTGTATACTCAAAACTCCTACAAAAGAGGAATTCAACGAACTCTTACAAGAATATGTGAACGCAAAGATTCAAATTACTTGGAGAGAGTTGTTAGAACCACTCAACAAAGATCTCAGCAAAATTAATGGCGATAGAATAAGGTTATTTGCGGCTACAAAGGCTTCGGGTAGTGACAAAAAGTTCATGCCGACATACATTTTTGCCGACAGTTATACCAAAGCTATTGGCGAAGAAACTAGTTACCAATGCCATCTAAAGGTAGAAAGCTTCAGTATTGAAGAGCAAAAAAAACTTGCAGAGGCAATCAAGCCCAACAGTATTGAAGAAGCAAAAAGTCTATTTAAGGAAGGATCATTTCATCACAATGATGCTCTCGGTTATAGGTTTATAGATGAGGTAATAAAACCTCAAGATAATTTCACTGAAGCTGTAAACGCGATGGCCTCACTCTTGAATGAAGTGGTTGCAGATAGCGGTATCAAATCAAAGAGATTCAGGTTACAACACTCCAATAAGACACCTAGAAACACTCTAGAATTACTAAGCTTTCTACATGCCAAGGGGTATGTACTTTTCCCATATGTAAGAAAACTCTCTGAAGATCCTTTTGAATACTGGATGCTTCACAAAAACAATGTAAGGCACTGTGAATACCCTGAGCTAGTTAATCCAGATGCATATGAGTTTGTTGATCGTATTCATCAAGCTTCAGAAGCAAGTAGAGCAAACAAGAGGCTTGGTAGCAACGCTAAAACAATGGTGAAGGCATCTACTTTCACCAGAATTGAACAGATCAGTGATGAACTCCTAGATCGACAGGTTGAACTGTATGAAGAAAATTATCAAACCTCATCATCATCAGAAACAACAACCCGAACGAATGGCTCAGCGTTTAATGCTTACACAAATATGTGTAGGGATATTTTCAATTCAAAACATAATAATCCCGCCCTTAAGTTAAAGCATAGAAAGTACATGAGGAAAACTAAAAAGACGATTTATGAGCTTGCTGACTTTAGTTTATACTCAGACAAACTGCCTGAACTTAAGATTTGGACTGAGCTTCTTTCTCAGTATTGCTTATCTATAAACGATACGCAGTTTCAATTACGCATATCTTCTGCAAGATACTTCCTTGACTGGCTTTCTGGACTTGAACACATCCCACAATCCCCATTGGAGATTGTCAGAACGATACATGTAAATGATTATGCTGAGGGAAACACTCTGCGGAACCATCTCAAGAACCGTTACTCTCTAAAAGCCTCTAACAGACATTTGTCGATGTATAGACAGTTCTTTGATTTCTGCCACGATACTCTTTACAAGAACCCTGACAACCGTGAATCTCTAAGTACATTTGTTAATCCTGTTGACACCAAGTGGGATCGATTTGCAGAAGGTTCTAGTCCAGGAAGCAAACGAACACCGATTGAATCAAGGATAATGAATGAGATTCAAAATTTAATCATTGAAGATGATTATGCTTTTCCCAAAAAAGCATTTTCATTTTCTTATGTTCATTTAACAAATCACGAAACTGGAGAATATGAACACAACGTGTTCTGCCCATCAGTTGCAAACCTTCTCTATTTTATGCTCTGGATTCCAATACGAAAGATTCAAGCTCAACTTCTTGATTCTGGAGAGGGGGATGACTTTATCTATGACTTTGATCTAGAAAAGTTTGTTAAGAATGAAAACAAGATCGGGAACGAAAAAAGACAAGAAGGTTTATTGCAAACACTTCCATCAGGCGTACTTGGAATTACTGACGTGCTCGGCTTGCACATTACAACCAATAAAACTTCAGATGATGGTTACGATATCCCTTGGGTTTGTGATGAATTACTTGCATCATTAAAAAACCAGTATCAATGGCTCCGTAAGTACTCCCCCTACCCAGAGCTAAGAGGAAAAGACTCTCTTGGAAAGCTTCTGACAGAAGAAAGCATAATGACAGATAAAACTTTCTATTGTTTGTTCCGAGATCCCTCACAACAGAGATCCGACGACCAATCAAAAACAGTTGCAACTCACATTATAACAAAAGCGTGGGGATTGCTCTGTAACGAGGCTGAGAAACGGATAAACAGAAAACTTCCTGAGACACACAGAAAAATATCTTTGACAAAAGAGGGATCACCGACTGAATCTCGCTACGATATCCATACATTACGAGTGAGCGGTATTACAGACTTGCTAGATAAAGGAGTGCCATTAGGGATTGTTCAGAAGTTTGTTGCTGGACATAAGACTTACATGATGACACTTCATTACGATAACCCTTCTCATGCGAAAGTGAGGGAGTATTTAGAGGCAGCGCGTACTAAGGATAGTAACGTTTCTGATTTTGAATTTATAGAATCAGAAATCGACCAAGTTATTGAACATTTTGTTACTAACCAAGCCTATGCTAACAATAAATATACAGCTTTTGATGCATTGAAAAAGAACGCTGGGATCGTATCGATAAAGCTTTCGGGAATTTGCCCTGGTGCAAGTTGTGAGGAAGGAGGTCTTGACCCTTACAAAAAAATTGGAGTACCTGTTCCTGTCGGAGATAGAGGCCCATCCTGCCCTCAATGTCGATTTTGGATAACTGGACCTATGTTTCTTTTAGGTCAAGTTGTAGAAGGAAACCAGTTAATAAGAAAAATCAAGAAAAAAGTAATTGCTATCGACAAGATCAGAGAGTCAATAATTGATGCTGAGGACAACGGTAATACGCAGTTATATAACAAGTTATCAGGTCGAGAGGATCGTGAACTACGAATCCTGTCAAACATGTTAACTGAATGGTCTGAGCGCATGAAATTTTACGAAGCTTCAGTGAGAAAACTCGATGCATGGATCGCGTATAAAGACAAAAATCATGAGGAAAATTCAAGCCTTCCTATATCCATGTTTAGCAAGTCCACAGAAGAAGAAATTCGGTATGGTTTTAGTCAATCAAGCAATTTGGAACTGACTCATTTCCTCTCAACTGTATCTGAATTTCTTCCTGAGTTCATAGACTCTGATGATACTTCTGTACCTGATCTAGAGCAGGCTATTGCTAGATTCATGGCTATGAATAATCTAGGCGATATTATGTTTAAGTTGAATGATGAACAACGACTACAAGCTACCAATTTGATGACAGATGCGCTTATAAGCAATGTCGGGGCTGAATGTGCCGAAAACCTTCTTAATGGCGATGTCGCCCTGTCAGAATTTCCAGAATTAAGCCGTCAAGTAATTGAACTCGTCAGTAAAAGCGAAGAGAAGATTTTTAGACTCGATGCAAATACTTTTGAATCGATTGGGAGTAACTAA
- a CDS encoding tyrosine-type recombinase/integrase — translation MNTIHTVIHLGISAPDYETMPTLILFPEGVEPHASFIVARYARYLQKEGHASYATIKRDLHYIGLLFDYYYLVVKPNAKNTNDWEMFIEDFLSAFDKGAVLGWRAAKTADYTYCKNTTKQFCQFVSGLKSSRKLLPAEEKDLEYSINRSYEYCAHLKTSLLFHIKRKSHSMKDSHKSKKRGRRRAKSGATVVKYFPPEYVPLLIEETTNVRDKIILLMAAYGGRRQCEIIQILINDVEPVNGRLHVTLAHPETSSMYWLCKAGKKRTGTRGEFLKTMYGLKPRINLGALSSSAGWKGIKYDDKNTETSIMWFIREEVERYLLTLHIQYMEEVRGEYSHHPYYFVNQNGDPMTQKSMSKAIHSACKRLEKKYGINLDGRRGHSLRHHYGFYCADVLQMDLLMIRKYMGHKQLSSTAIYTHISPEKARQVIQNAQDKAKLEDRIDADIEERLQIQQRFENQPAIAKLPNSWMTSWLTGEEIDTMLIHR, via the coding sequence ATGAACACGATACATACAGTTATTCACTTAGGGATTTCCGCACCAGACTACGAAACTATGCCTACGTTAATACTGTTTCCTGAAGGTGTTGAACCACATGCTTCATTCATCGTTGCTAGATATGCACGTTACCTTCAAAAAGAAGGTCACGCCTCATATGCAACAATAAAAAGAGACTTGCATTACATTGGTTTGCTTTTTGATTACTATTATCTCGTGGTAAAACCCAACGCCAAAAATACCAACGACTGGGAAATGTTCATTGAAGATTTTTTAAGCGCTTTTGATAAAGGCGCTGTTTTAGGTTGGAGAGCTGCAAAAACAGCAGACTATACATATTGCAAAAACACTACAAAACAGTTCTGCCAGTTTGTTTCGGGCTTGAAAAGCAGCAGAAAGCTTCTTCCTGCGGAAGAAAAGGACCTTGAATACTCAATAAATCGCTCTTATGAATACTGCGCCCACCTGAAGACCAGCCTTCTGTTCCATATAAAAAGAAAATCCCACAGTATGAAGGATTCTCATAAATCTAAGAAAAGAGGTCGCAGAAGAGCCAAGTCTGGCGCGACCGTAGTCAAGTATTTCCCTCCAGAATACGTACCACTGCTTATTGAAGAGACAACAAATGTACGGGATAAGATCATTTTGTTAATGGCTGCGTATGGTGGCCGACGGCAATGTGAAATCATCCAAATACTCATCAATGATGTTGAACCTGTTAATGGTAGATTACATGTAACTCTTGCCCATCCTGAAACTTCTAGTATGTACTGGCTTTGTAAAGCAGGAAAAAAGCGTACTGGTACTCGTGGTGAGTTTCTTAAAACAATGTATGGACTAAAGCCCAGAATCAATCTGGGTGCACTTTCTTCGAGCGCTGGTTGGAAAGGTATAAAGTATGACGACAAAAATACCGAAACATCTATCATGTGGTTTATTAGAGAAGAGGTCGAGAGATACCTTCTGACCTTGCACATTCAGTATATGGAAGAAGTAAGAGGTGAGTATTCACACCATCCGTATTACTTTGTTAATCAGAATGGCGACCCAATGACTCAGAAATCCATGAGTAAAGCCATACATAGTGCATGTAAAAGACTAGAAAAAAAGTATGGCATCAATTTAGATGGGCGTCGAGGACATAGCCTTAGACATCATTATGGTTTTTACTGTGCAGACGTTTTACAGATGGATTTATTAATGATCCGTAAATATATGGGGCATAAGCAACTCTCATCCACAGCTATTTACACACATATATCACCAGAAAAAGCTCGCCAAGTCATACAAAATGCTCAGGACAAAGCAAAGCTCGAAGACAGAATCGATGCAGATATAGAGGAGAGATTGCAGATTCAACAGAGATTCGAAAATCAACCTGCAATTGCAAAACTGCCAAATTCATGGATGACTTCATGGTTGACTGGCGAAGAAATAGATACGATGTTAATTCACAGGTAA
- a CDS encoding flavohemoglobin expression-modulating QEGLA motif protein translates to MMDYTDKQQLLSVASTIDEQLAPLVEDIDILSSVTPLNYKEERQRFFDNRFSVEPAFKYQTKSLDVHLAKRNLYALPIEQIEHPALRQLYIDVIQSYADKLDQLCSIGQAEFLYNSLRYYGEPSDKDVRNAHFLLHLPTEEEQESRHDCHAIAAFMGQFCQEHGYSGEIEINPSMIANALVSGTKVKINASANITTKELHALAHHELGVHLLTTLNGRAQPLKLLSLGCPVNTTTQEGLAILCEFLSGHFSLKRLRTLALRVVAVESMIKDRDFRNTFLLLKEQYKADDMTAFTITARVYRGGGYTKDYLYLRGFRQILNAYDNLGDDFNLLLAGKTEIRYFSAIKALVKDEILLPPKFISPAIAKPAQADPIYKFVANALK, encoded by the coding sequence ATGATGGACTATACAGATAAACAACAGCTACTTTCAGTCGCCAGCACGATTGATGAACAACTGGCTCCACTGGTTGAAGACATCGATATTCTCAGCAGTGTGACACCTCTTAACTACAAAGAAGAGCGTCAACGCTTCTTTGACAATCGCTTCTCCGTTGAACCTGCTTTCAAATACCAAACAAAATCGTTGGATGTTCATCTCGCTAAACGCAATTTGTATGCATTGCCGATCGAACAGATTGAACACCCAGCGCTACGACAGCTTTATATCGATGTTATCCAGTCTTATGCGGATAAGCTCGATCAGCTCTGCTCAATTGGTCAGGCTGAATTTCTGTATAACTCGTTACGTTATTATGGCGAGCCAAGCGACAAAGATGTGCGTAACGCCCATTTTCTTCTGCATTTACCGACAGAAGAAGAGCAAGAATCACGACACGATTGCCATGCTATCGCCGCCTTTATGGGGCAATTTTGCCAAGAACACGGCTACAGTGGCGAGATTGAAATCAATCCCAGCATGATCGCCAATGCCCTTGTTTCGGGCACTAAGGTTAAGATCAACGCCTCGGCCAACATCACCACCAAAGAGTTACATGCCCTCGCTCATCATGAGCTTGGCGTCCATCTTTTAACCACCTTGAATGGCCGCGCTCAACCGCTAAAATTGCTCAGCCTTGGTTGCCCAGTCAACACCACCACGCAAGAAGGGCTGGCGATACTGTGTGAGTTTCTCTCTGGCCATTTTAGTTTGAAACGGCTGAGAACCTTGGCCCTGCGCGTTGTGGCGGTGGAGTCGATGATCAAAGACCGCGATTTTAGAAACACCTTTTTGCTACTGAAAGAGCAATACAAGGCCGACGATATGACCGCCTTTACCATCACAGCGCGCGTCTACCGTGGTGGTGGTTACACTAAAGATTACTTATATTTGCGCGGATTTCGGCAAATTCTCAACGCGTATGACAACCTAGGCGATGACTTCAATTTGCTTCTCGCGGGTAAAACCGAGATTCGTTATTTCTCCGCGATCAAAGCGTTAGTGAAAGATGAAATACTCTTACCACCTAAGTTCATTAGCCCAGCCATCGCCAAACCTGCCCAAGCCGATCCCATCTATAAATTCGTTGCTAATGCATTGAAATAA
- a CDS encoding Na/Pi symporter, with the protein MMNQATTTAAPISVTTRWLRWANLAFMLYLLLLAVSMVGSGFKWATGDQAKVLFEFASHPVAGLMIGLVATALIQSSSTVTSIIVGLVAGGLPVETAIPMVMGANIGTTVTNTLVSLGHMRCKEEFKRAFASATIHDFFNLLAVAIFLPLEMMFGILEKVSHWLVSPLLNTGDMSMKGFDFIKPITKPVVSAIKGPLSTFGETFGGVMLIALGIATIFVAITVMGKLMKSLMVGRARDILKNAIGRGPIHGIVSGSVVTVLVQSSSTTTSLMVPLVGTGVLKVRDVYPFTLGANIGTCITALLAATAVSGEFAVFALQIALVHLTFNVLATLLIYGIPFLREIPLKGAELISEMAMKNKAVVAGYLLTVFLLIPGAILAFTA; encoded by the coding sequence ATGATGAACCAAGCTACAACTACAGCGGCGCCGATTTCGGTGACAACTCGCTGGCTCCGCTGGGCTAACTTGGCATTCATGTTATATCTACTGCTTTTAGCAGTATCTATGGTCGGCAGTGGCTTCAAGTGGGCAACCGGTGATCAAGCCAAAGTGCTTTTTGAATTTGCCTCACACCCTGTTGCTGGCCTGATGATTGGTTTGGTCGCAACAGCTCTGATTCAATCTTCCAGTACCGTTACGTCGATTATCGTCGGCCTAGTAGCAGGCGGCCTTCCTGTCGAAACCGCCATTCCTATGGTGATGGGTGCCAATATTGGTACCACGGTGACCAATACGCTGGTCTCCCTCGGTCATATGCGCTGCAAAGAAGAGTTCAAACGCGCTTTTGCCAGTGCCACCATTCATGACTTTTTCAATTTGCTCGCCGTTGCTATCTTCCTTCCACTGGAAATGATGTTCGGCATTTTAGAAAAAGTGTCTCACTGGCTGGTATCACCTCTGCTGAATACAGGTGATATGAGCATGAAGGGCTTTGATTTTATCAAGCCAATCACCAAACCTGTTGTCAGCGCCATTAAAGGGCCACTCAGCACATTTGGTGAAACATTCGGCGGCGTAATGCTGATTGCCTTGGGTATTGCAACTATCTTTGTTGCCATCACTGTGATGGGCAAACTGATGAAGAGCCTTATGGTTGGCCGTGCTCGCGATATTTTGAAAAACGCGATTGGTCGCGGTCCTATTCACGGCATCGTGTCTGGTTCAGTCGTGACTGTCTTAGTTCAATCGTCATCAACCACCACCAGCTTGATGGTGCCACTCGTGGGCACAGGCGTTTTGAAAGTGCGTGATGTTTATCCTTTTACACTTGGCGCGAACATCGGTACTTGTATTACTGCGCTCCTCGCCGCAACCGCGGTGTCGGGTGAGTTCGCCGTATTTGCACTGCAAATTGCTCTGGTCCACTTAACGTTTAATGTTCTGGCAACCTTGCTCATCTACGGAATCCCATTCCTACGTGAGATTCCACTCAAAGGTGCAGAGCTCATCTCTGAGATGGCAATGAAAAACAAAGCGGTTGTCGCTGGCTATCTATTGACCGTCTTTCTGTTGATTCCTGGCGCTATTCTCGCCTTTACCGCTTAA